GTTGCCTCATGCCAAGGATGTGTAGTCCACTCGCAGTCTGGGCAGCCAACTTCGCATAAGGCAATGCCAGACCGATCTTTTAAGATGGCGACGAGGATGCAACCATCTGACGAAGTAGGGTCTTGAGAGAAGATGATTTTCTCGAAAAGGCAGTCATGTCGAGAGCATACCGAGGACGTGGAAATCGTCGAAACCATACTCTGCTTGGGGGAGAGCTTCACCTCAACGCCAGAGAAGAGGTTCACGACCATGAGCACGTGGCAGCCGAACGCCGCGACCCAGCCGCCGTCGTAGGAGCCGAGGTACAGCTTGTTGATCACCTTGCTCGGGGCACGGAAGGCCCAACTGTAGTCGGGGCCGCACAAGTAGCCCTTTCCCCTGTTTTTCCATGGGGAGAGGAGCAAAAGGGGGAGGGCGGGACGCACTGGCTGCCGCGACGCGGCGGCAGCGGCACGCCACGACTTGCAGACGGCGGAGAAGCCCGCGGGGTCGCGTGGGGATGCTATCCTGAGGCGAACCAGGCCAAGGAGGTCGTGTGGGAGGTCGGACCACCGCGCCGCCGACGGGTCGATGCCGCTGTCGCCCGCGGCCGTCTGGGCCGTCGTCGACATCTGTGTGTTTGGATCGGTCACGCTTACTACCAAGTACGCGTTGGTTTTAACTGGCTAGATCAAGCCTACAGCCATAACAGAACtgcgcgaatcaacctgtggttgagttggttaggtggacagtggtatccccaacccaccagggttcaaatcctggtgctcgcattattcttggatttatttcaggatttccggcgatgcgctttcaatgggaggagacgttcccgtcgacgacgatgcgcctatggtgacttcgtaaatctcaagatgatatgccggctcagtctctcggaggtgctcataggggtagggtgtgcgtgtgtgcgttcatagggatgagtgtatgcgcgtgtatatgagcgcttatgtctgtactgatgctcaaaaaaaaaagcCATAACAGAACTGCACCCGGACCTGCCCTTTTTTTGAACACACCCGGACCTGCCTGAAAAGTTCTTCTTTTACTAGCCGGACACGGCGCTACGGTTCTGCTACGTGCAGAAAACGTTATATTATTGGTTGCATATATATGCATCTATGCATGGCAAGTCACGAGACAATTGCCATGTTTCTGCATCCGATTCCAAACGCAGGGAGGAATTTATAGGGCGTATTACTCGTGATCGGTACAGATCAACACGCGGGCCAGGATGTCGACGCAGACGGCCGCCGGCGTCGGCAGCATCAACCGGTCAGCCGCGCGGTGGTCTGacctccccgacgacctcctcgGGATGGTTATCCTCAGGGTCACCTCCCTGCACGACCGCGTGCGCTTCGCCGCCGTCTGCAAGTCGTGGCGCGCCGCCGCGTCGCAGCAACCGGCGCCTCCCGCCACGCCGCTGCTGCTCCTCTTGCCATGGGCAGGCAGGAAGTGGAAGAAGCACCTATGCGGCCCCACCCAAGGCGGCTAAGAAGTGGTTTCTTGGCTCCCACGACGGCGGCTGGGTCGTGGCGACTGACTTCAATGAGCTCACTATCGTGAACCTCTTCTCTGGAGACGAGCTGCCGCTCTCCCCCAAGCAGAAAACGATCTTCTCAAGAAGGTATCCCTGGCCAACATTGGAAGAACGGGAGAACAACTTAGAGAAAATCATCTTCTCTCAAGATCCCACCTCCTTGAACGGATGCATCCTTGCCGGCATCAAGAAAGATCGGTCCCATATTACGTTGTGCAGAGTTGGCTGCATGAAAGGCGAGTTGAGCACAGACCGGTGGCACGGGGAGAAGATCTCGGACATCGTCTTCTGCAATGGCGAGCTCTATGGCCTTACGGAACCCAACGAGTCACTGATTAAATTTGAAATAGGAATGAAAGAAGACGACACGCCGATGATAACGGCAGCCCACCAGCTCGCGATCCAAAGCCCCTCTAGAGCCAACAACCCTCCATCGCAAGCCAGGTATATCTTCGAGCTGCATGGCAAGCCGTCAATGGCGGTGATGGCCTCTTGGCTACCCAATTGCCATCCTTTCTTCAGGGTCTTCAAGCTCGTTAACACCATGGCTAGTGAGGTTTGTGATTATAAGTGGGTAGAGATGACAAGCTTCGGCGACTACGCCTTGTTTTTGGGAAGGAAGTGCTCTAAGACGGTGCACGTGCCGGTGGGTGCCAGACGACATGGCGTGGAGAGAAACCACATCTACTATTCCACTAAGTACGCACCATGGTATAAAGAGTACAAACCGCCATTGGGAGACGAGATTTACTCGGTAGTATCAGACATACACAATGGCAAGTACAGTGATATGTATTGCAAGGAAGACCAAAATACTAGTGCTTGGGGAACATGCGACTGAAACCCGGCTATCAGTTATGCTTACATTTTAATTTCAATCTGTTTTCCTTGTCTCCAATAGAAGTTTCAGAGCTGAGAGGCAAGAAGAATTACGATTCACATACATAGTCAGATAACTTATTTGTGTGGTTTACGTGTCCTTGGCGGCGGAGATGTTGTCATAGAGTAAAGAACTACGTTTCACATACATAGTCACACCTTAATTGTGTGGTTTATGTGTccttggcggtggaggtgttgtcaCAGAGTGAAGGTATCAGAGTCAATTTAGTCGTATCACACAGTATCGTGCTTCTAAATTCTAATCTTGTCCGTCATGTATTTGGCTACTAAGCAACAGTTTGACAGCTTAATTACGGCCACGCTTGATCCACTGTGAAGGATCCAGACCCAAAAAGCTCCAAAACATGTACCTGGGTCGTATGCGCAGGCGAAGCATGTGGTGTAGGAGGGTTGGCTTGGCTCGTCGACTCACGGCTCGGTAACAGGAACTTCGAAGATTGTGTCGCATATTTCATGTGCACATGACCTTGGGAGCCAAAATAGCAAAGAGTAGTTGCCTGCCTCCAGACACAAATGAGAATGATAAGAAGCCAGGACAAAGCTTCATTTAAATATTATAAAAACACCGACAGAAATCCGCATTACTTAGCCTGGAGCCTTCATGCAAATGCTTCAGGTTCCATTTGCTGACCACATGTATAGTTCAGCCTCCAGATCTCATAGGACCGTATCAACTGATGCGCTCATCACCAAGACAATCATATATAAACAATAACACATCATAGCATCAAAATCCAATTCAAACCTGGTCCTAAAATTTACTTACCTACAACAGGATTGAGTAATTCTTATTTTTCTACATCCAAGTGGTTCTGACTTCTGAGTAAAGAAAAGCAGATCAAACAAGAGCCAGACAAGTCATAGAGTTACTCCAACCGACCTTTATTACATGAACTTCCTGAAAGCCTTCAGCTATCTTCATGAACATAAGTAGTCTTTAACCCTTGCAGCATGGTCAGCGTCCATTTCAGAATGGGTCTGCAAGTGAATTCTGGGAGCTGACTCGATGCCCTGGGCCAACAGCTTCTTCATCGCTTCCAACTTCTTCTTTGCCCGTGGAAGCCTACCAGGCTTAAAAACGGCCATGTGTTTGCACTTGCTACATGCCAGTCTATCATACAGGTACACATCCTTCAGATTCACCGCTGCTTTCATGACACGCCTTACATAACTCACCATGTAATTTACAAAGCAAAAGATGACGAGCTTGGCAAGGCGGCGGTGCTTGAAATGTGGTCTAGGTGATTCCCACTCGACGCCCTTGTTCTCGCTAAGCAAGAGTTCCATCCTCCTTTTCGGATCAATTATCATTTCACACGGATGATCAATTACCTGCATTCCAACCACATATAGGACATAGGTAAAAGAAACATGTTAGTTACTTTTGCCACTCATAGGACATCTGTACTCCACAGGTGTGTGCAACCATGCAAGGGTAATAACAATAATAGAGCAACTCCTCAAactaaaaaaaaaaagaaaacaagctCTAGGTGACGTCATGTAGCAGAGTAACCCATAGAAAAAGAACAAGTGGATTTAGGTAAGAACATACCGACATGTACAACTCTTCAAGTGATGGCGCAGCTTCCAGAATGAAATTTGTCCACTTGAGATCAGACCCTTCAGGAATGCAAACTAGACTGACAATCCTTAGTCTGTGTAACGCAGATGCCAGCCTTTCGCTCAGACACTCCGGTTGAACCCAAATCTGCAACAACAAACACATAATATGATGTTCTTTAAAAAAGAGAGCTCATAATAGGATGAGTAGAGAACAAGTGAAGCCGGTACAAAGCAATCATCCCGACTTACCTTTTCGCATTTAAACCCCAACCGCAGTTCTTGTATGTGTGTCTCACAAAGTAATGTACTTAACATGACCATTTTGTGCCGACTAAGACCAATATTTGTGAGATTCAAAAACTCGAGCAGTGGGACATGACCAAATGACAGTGGTAGTTCTTCGAAAGTCATCCAACATGTGAACGTTGTCCGGGTGAGTCTTGGGAGCCACTTGAGTTCGACTTTGTAAAAACGGCAGTTGAGCATACTGAGCTCAGTGAGTTGAGCGTGTTCAACCTGGAGTGTTAAACGCTTCTGTGTGTCGCAATTGAGAAAACCTAAATATTTTAATCGCTTGCAAGTGACGAAGATGTTGGAGACGAAGTCAGAATCAACAAATCTCAAATTCTCCATGTAGAGGCGCGTCAAACCAGTAAAAGCATTCAGACACTCATTAAAAAATGACACAAACTGTGCCCCGTGGTTCAACACATCATCAAGAGTGCACTGTAGGCGATTCTTCACTGTCAAAACTGTGAATTCAGCGTTCTCAATCTTGTGTGTCGTCATGGCGCTGCCAACAGCATGTCCAATGGATATGGGGACATCACCTCTCAAGTAGAAGGTGGTGGACAGGAGGCGGATGGTGTCTTCCCCTGGACATCTGCGGGTGAGTAAGCTCTTTGTCGCTTCAACAGCAGCTGCATTGATCCGAACCAAGTCAGCATCAGAGATGTTGGAGTTGGAGCGAGAGACACCATCAGGCTGAGCATTTATGATAAGCCGGGGGAGCTTGCAAGAGAGCTGACTCCACCGTATGGAGAGGATGCTGGTTCTCGCAGCTTCACGGACATTGAGTCGGTCAAGAATGTTGACCAGAATGTCGCTGGGCAAGGTGCTGATTCTATCATCATCTCCGTTGTATTTCTGCATTTGGCATGGGAACAAATCAGAGTTGATTTCACACTAATCGCAGAAACGCACTCTTGATATTCTCATGGATGGAATTTTTATGTAGTACCAGGAGAGAAATACTTTATCCACAAAATAATTGCAATCGTGAAAGAAGCTATTTTGGTCCAGTCTCGAAGATGCCATTTTAATGCAGTCCAGAAGATACAAACTTGATAACTTTCACGTAAAAAAAAAATCAAGTTTTAGGGCCCGTTGGGAAGCTCTCCAGCTTCTTCAAATCCACATCTACAAGAGGGGGGGCTTCTCACCTTCACTTGGGGGAAGGGATTCTCTGGCGAGGATCTGCAGGCCCGTTCAGGAGTAGTTGGTGCgctgccggcggcgaccaacaGAGAGGGGTGGCGGCCGATGCAGGAGATGACCCCGCGGGGACTTCCGGCGGTGGCTGCGAGCGGCGATGGAAGGAGACCCGCGGGACGAGGCGGAGATGCGaggggcggcgtggcggcgcggcggccggccggCGACGTAGCTAGGGTTGCGAGAGCAGAGGAGCTGCGCGTCGGGTGTGtgtaggaggaagcagaggagctgGGCTTTGTTGAGCGAGGAAACGTTTGGATCAGGGTACTTCGGGGTGGCAATCTAGCTGTAATTGTGAGAACCTCCAACTTTTGTTTTTTGCCAAGCTGGCTTCTCGGAGCAGGGCTTCCCACATCGATTTTAGGAAAATTGGATCTTTTTGCCTAATTTACTTCTCCATTTGATCATTTGCCCCTCTGAAAGGCTATCAGGTGGGGGCTCAAGACCACTGTCATTGAGacaatcaaatgacaaatcatcaaatcCTTTATAAAATAGGGCAAATCATCAAATCCCCTCGATTTTAAGAAGTTGGCTCACGAAGAACCACAACGATTTTATGAATGGGCCTAGATGAAACAAAAGGACAACACGAACTCGCCTCCATGGCTCTGCTAAGATAATTCACGTTTTAGCAGCTTTTAATTTTAAGGAAGCAAAGATGCAGCTTTGATTAGGTTAAAACATATAAGTACATGCCTCTATTTTATTTTACTGCACAGAAAGTAAAAAAAATGTACGTTGGAAGAAGCAAATTTGATTCGGTAATACACAAAAGAGGAGCCTTGTTACAGACTCTTATCCTCTCGCCCTCGCCCCCGCGCCGTCTCACCCGCGGGCTGCTCGGGTGGCGCCGCCACCTCCCGTCCCCATCCCCCGTCCTCTCCCTTctccccgccgccgcctgccggaGCCGCCTGGGCAAAGCCCGTGGTGGTGGCTAGCTTGTTCGGCGTCGGCTCGCTCGTAAGCGGTCCGTGTCGGCCTTCGATCCTACTCCTCGTCATTCGGCCGTTACTGTCGTTGAAGGGTTGGTTCTTTCCCAACTGTGGCCCATCGCTCGTCTGCACGGTGCAGCAGGACCGACCTCGTCTCACGCCcggtgcagcaggaccgagctcgtctcacgCACGGTGCAGCAGGACCGACCTCATCTCGCTCATGGtgctgcaggaccgagctcgtctcgcgcccggtgttGCAGGACGAGTTGATGGAAGCCAGCCGTCTAGGGATGCGAAAGGTGGGACATTTCCGCTtgtctctttggttggggtagcggcggATCTCGGGTGTGGTGGTGTCTAGGTCTGGGATGCCGGCGCGGCGGCCCTTGTAGTGGTAGCGCGGTTCTATTGGGCAGagcccgtggcttggtgctgccGGTTGGCCATGGCCGCGTGGGCGGCATGGTAGCCGAGGTGTGGCGTTCTGTGCGGTGAGTGTTCGTCGGGTGAAAACATGTTCTATCTTCAGAGGGACCGGCGGCGGCGAAACT
Above is a window of Triticum dicoccoides isolate Atlit2015 ecotype Zavitan chromosome 5B, WEW_v2.0, whole genome shotgun sequence DNA encoding:
- the LOC119310019 gene encoding uncharacterized protein LOC119310019; this translates as MSPCFPPPRHDGQARFSGSPDVGAFAPSTPRPAAVIDLNVTPGSSSGGRPSVEMPRKQARASFTGTMPAPRVLFDEMPTPTPAVDDPFYNRYMEDVIFDGGHGRAYDPDETQSQDGRAEYGPDEGGHDRADYDHARLPPRSTLIQTFPRSTKPSSSASSYTHPTRSSSALATLATSPAGRRAATPPLASPPRPAGLLPSPLAATAGSPRGVISCIGRHPSLLVAAGSAPTTPERACRSSPENPFPQVKKYNGDDDRISTLPSDILVNILDRLNVREAARTSILSIRWSQLSCKLPRLIINAQPDGVSRSNSNISDADLVRINAAAVEATKSLLTRRCPGEDTIRLLSTTFYLRGDVPISIGHAVGSAMTTHKIENAEFTVLTVKNRLQCTLDDVLNHGAQFVSFFNECLNAFTGLTRLYMENLRFVDSDFVSNIFVTCKRLKYLGFLNCDTQKRLTLQVEHAQLTELSMLNCRFYKVELKWLPRLTRTTFTCWMTFEELPLSFGHVPLLEFLNLTNIGLSRHKMVMLSTLLCETHIQELRLGFKCEKIWVQPECLSERLASALHRLRIVSLVCIPEGSDLKWTNFILEAAPSLEELYMSVIDHPCEMIIDPKRRMELLLSENKGVEWESPRPHFKHRRLAKLVIFCFVNYMVSYVRRVMKAAVNLKDVYLYDRLACSKCKHMAVFKPGRLPRAKKKLEAMKKLLAQGIESAPRIHLQTHSEMDADHAARVKDYLCS